In a single window of the Elaeis guineensis isolate ETL-2024a chromosome 8, EG11, whole genome shotgun sequence genome:
- the LOC105050903 gene encoding uncharacterized protein isoform X2, protein MIAQGVLPFPPPPSTPLLPSSTTTLVRDCAYAALHSNISRTDRMNWDSSRRRRCEAVTKAENPGGDELGTSTRTAYLSARRKERIKLPDFEGPITFSDFLNHPSGVEALLNTRALHSFQPLDSHTYRCTLQKIQFLKFEVAPVLDLRVTPTREGCTVEMLDCRFEGSETVQQQNHAFSGLCRVFLTGLSPCLLSSYSMTTAHGSVSGSKFINEFILCFVVSSCG, encoded by the exons atgattgccCAGGGGGTGCTGCCATTCCCTCCTCCTCCTTCTACTCCCCTTCTCCCCTCCAGCACCACCACCCTCGTCAG GGATTGCGCGTACGCTGCCCTCCACAGCAACATCTCACGGACCGACCGGATGAATTGGGACTCGAGTAGGAGACGGAGATGTGAGGCAGTGACCAAGGCCGAGAACCCGGGAGGGGACGAATTGGGTACCAGCACGCGGACGGCTTATCTGTCCGCGCGACGCAAGGAGAGGATCAAGCTCCCCGACTTTGAGGGGCCCATCACGTTCAGCGATTTCCTCAACCACCCTTCCGGCGTGGAAGCCCTTCTGAATACGCGAGCCTTGCACAGCTTTCAGCCCTTGGATTCCCACACCTACAG GTGCACCTTGCAAAAGATCCAGTTCCTCAAGTTTGAAGTGGCCCCCGTGCTAGACTTACGAGTGACCCCGACAAGAGAAGGCTGCACGGTCGAGATGTTGGATTGCAGG TTTGAGGGTTCTGAAACAGTACAGCagcaaaatcatgctttttcag GCTTATGCAGGGTCTTCTTGACAGGCTTGTCCCCTTGCTTGTTGAGCAGCTACTCAATGACTACCGCACATGGGTCGGTGAGCGGTTCCAAGTTTATTAATGAATTCATCTTGTGTTTTGTTGTTTCATCATGTGGTTAA
- the LOC105050903 gene encoding uncharacterized protein isoform X1, with amino-acid sequence MIAQGVLPFPPPPSTPLLPSSTTTLVRDCAYAALHSNISRTDRMNWDSSRRRRCEAVTKAENPGGDELGTSTRTAYLSARRKERIKLPDFEGPITFSDFLNHPSGVEALLNTRALHSFQPLDSHTYRCTLQKIQFLKFEVAPVLDLRVTPTREGCTVEMLDCRFEGSETVQQQNHAFSAFMRNHITWERNDSEPCLDVDVHLKVSLEVYTKPFSLLPLSAVEKPGNLLMQGLLDRLVPLLVEQLLNDYRTWVGERFQVY; translated from the exons atgattgccCAGGGGGTGCTGCCATTCCCTCCTCCTCCTTCTACTCCCCTTCTCCCCTCCAGCACCACCACCCTCGTCAG GGATTGCGCGTACGCTGCCCTCCACAGCAACATCTCACGGACCGACCGGATGAATTGGGACTCGAGTAGGAGACGGAGATGTGAGGCAGTGACCAAGGCCGAGAACCCGGGAGGGGACGAATTGGGTACCAGCACGCGGACGGCTTATCTGTCCGCGCGACGCAAGGAGAGGATCAAGCTCCCCGACTTTGAGGGGCCCATCACGTTCAGCGATTTCCTCAACCACCCTTCCGGCGTGGAAGCCCTTCTGAATACGCGAGCCTTGCACAGCTTTCAGCCCTTGGATTCCCACACCTACAG GTGCACCTTGCAAAAGATCCAGTTCCTCAAGTTTGAAGTGGCCCCCGTGCTAGACTTACGAGTGACCCCGACAAGAGAAGGCTGCACGGTCGAGATGTTGGATTGCAGG TTTGAGGGTTCTGAAACAGTACAGCagcaaaatcatgctttttcag CATTTATGAGAAACCATATAACTTGGGAGAGAAATGATTCTGAGCCGTGCTTGGATGTTGACGTGCATTTAAAAGTTTCCCTTGAG GTCTATACAAAACCCTTTAGCTTGCTTCCACTATCAGCAGTGGAAAAACCTGGAAACCT GCTTATGCAGGGTCTTCTTGACAGGCTTGTCCCCTTGCTTGTTGAGCAGCTACTCAATGACTACCGCACATGGGTCGGTGAGCGGTTCCAAGTTTATTAA
- the LOC105050903 gene encoding uncharacterized protein isoform X3 translates to MIAQGVLPFPPPPSTPLLPSSTTTLVRDCAYAALHSNISRTDRMNWDSSRRRRCEAVTKAENPGGDELGTSTRTAYLSARRKERIKLPDFEGPITFSDFLNHPSGVEALLNTRALHSFQPLDSHTYRCTLQKIQFLKFEVAPVLDLRVTPTREGCTVEMLDCRVYTKPFSLLPLSAVEKPGNLLMQGLLDRLVPLLVEQLLNDYRTWVGERFQVY, encoded by the exons atgattgccCAGGGGGTGCTGCCATTCCCTCCTCCTCCTTCTACTCCCCTTCTCCCCTCCAGCACCACCACCCTCGTCAG GGATTGCGCGTACGCTGCCCTCCACAGCAACATCTCACGGACCGACCGGATGAATTGGGACTCGAGTAGGAGACGGAGATGTGAGGCAGTGACCAAGGCCGAGAACCCGGGAGGGGACGAATTGGGTACCAGCACGCGGACGGCTTATCTGTCCGCGCGACGCAAGGAGAGGATCAAGCTCCCCGACTTTGAGGGGCCCATCACGTTCAGCGATTTCCTCAACCACCCTTCCGGCGTGGAAGCCCTTCTGAATACGCGAGCCTTGCACAGCTTTCAGCCCTTGGATTCCCACACCTACAG GTGCACCTTGCAAAAGATCCAGTTCCTCAAGTTTGAAGTGGCCCCCGTGCTAGACTTACGAGTGACCCCGACAAGAGAAGGCTGCACGGTCGAGATGTTGGATTGCAGG GTCTATACAAAACCCTTTAGCTTGCTTCCACTATCAGCAGTGGAAAAACCTGGAAACCT GCTTATGCAGGGTCTTCTTGACAGGCTTGTCCCCTTGCTTGTTGAGCAGCTACTCAATGACTACCGCACATGGGTCGGTGAGCGGTTCCAAGTTTATTAA
- the LOC105050903 gene encoding uncharacterized protein isoform X4 → MIAQGVLPFPPPPSTPLLPSSTTTLVRDCAYAALHSNISRTDRMNWDSSRRRRCEAVTKAENPGGDELGTSTRTAYLSARRKERIKLPDFEGPITFSDFLNHPSGVEALLNTRALHSFQPLDSHTYRCTLQKIQFLKFEVAPVLDLRVTPTREGCTVEMLDCRFEGSETVQQQNHAFSAFMRNHITWERNDSEPCLDVDVHLKVSLEAYAGSS, encoded by the exons atgattgccCAGGGGGTGCTGCCATTCCCTCCTCCTCCTTCTACTCCCCTTCTCCCCTCCAGCACCACCACCCTCGTCAG GGATTGCGCGTACGCTGCCCTCCACAGCAACATCTCACGGACCGACCGGATGAATTGGGACTCGAGTAGGAGACGGAGATGTGAGGCAGTGACCAAGGCCGAGAACCCGGGAGGGGACGAATTGGGTACCAGCACGCGGACGGCTTATCTGTCCGCGCGACGCAAGGAGAGGATCAAGCTCCCCGACTTTGAGGGGCCCATCACGTTCAGCGATTTCCTCAACCACCCTTCCGGCGTGGAAGCCCTTCTGAATACGCGAGCCTTGCACAGCTTTCAGCCCTTGGATTCCCACACCTACAG GTGCACCTTGCAAAAGATCCAGTTCCTCAAGTTTGAAGTGGCCCCCGTGCTAGACTTACGAGTGACCCCGACAAGAGAAGGCTGCACGGTCGAGATGTTGGATTGCAGG TTTGAGGGTTCTGAAACAGTACAGCagcaaaatcatgctttttcag CATTTATGAGAAACCATATAACTTGGGAGAGAAATGATTCTGAGCCGTGCTTGGATGTTGACGTGCATTTAAAAGTTTCCCTTGAG GCTTATGCAGGGTCTTCTTGA